The DNA segment TGCGCCTCCTTTGTTTTCTTTTACTCTCCTGAATGCTGCCATTAGGTTCTTCCTGGAGTAGACTACGCTCACAGGCGCACTAGAAACGGACCTTTAGGTCCGTTAACCCAGCTTTAACAGGTCTAAAGACCTGTTTCTACGGGAATAAAGGTTAGACCTCATTTAAAATGCAAATTGCAAAATGAAAAATGGCAGAGCAAAATCCAAAATTTTACACCGCGAACTTAAAATAAATTATGTCGCCGTCACGGACTTCGTACTCCCTTCCCTCTAAAAGAAGGTGTCCATGCTCGCGAGCGGCATGGAGGGACCCATCCCTCACCAAATCCTCATAGGATACAACCTCCGCTTTTATAAAACCTTTCTCCATATCGGTGTGAACCTTTCCAGCTGCCTGAGGAGCTTTTGTACCTCTCTTCACCGTCCAGGCACGACATTCATTCGAGGCGGTTGTGAAGAAAGTGATCAAACCTAAAAGCTCATAACATATGCGTATCAACCTACCGAGATCGGATTTATCGAGTCCCATTTCCTCTCGAAAGGTCTTGGCCTCATCGCTGGGGAGCTCGGCGATCTCGGCTTCGAGCTTCGCGGGGATGACGACGGCTTCCAGACCATCCGATCGAGCCTGGTCAAGAACCTGTCTCGCCAACATATCCCCTTCGCCAGGTATGCCTTCCTCAGAAATGTTGGCCACGTAGATAATCGGCTTGGCGGTGAGTAGATTAAGAGAGGATAAAATCTGTCTCCTTTCCGGGATCAAATCAACATTTCGCACGGGAATGCCCCTCTGCAAAGCATCCTTTACCCTCTCCAGTACCTCCATTTCTTCCTTATATTTCCTCTCCCCGGCCTTCACATGTTTAGCCACTCGCCCAATCTGTCTTTCCACGACTTCGAGATCGGCCAGTATGAGTTCCAAATTAACGGTTTCTATATCCACGATGGGGTGGAGCTCTCCATCCAAGTGGGCGATATTCTCGTCCTTAAAACATCTCACCACGTGAACTAAGACATCGGCCTCTCGAAT comes from the Actinomycetota bacterium genome and includes:
- the ychF gene encoding redox-regulated ATPase YchF gives rise to the protein MQVGIVGLPNAGKTTLFNALTKAGAEVANYLFTTTSKNVGVAEVPDERLHKIADIVKSQRIIPATIKFVDVAGLVRGASKGEGLGNQFLSYIREADVLVHVVRCFKDENIAHLDGELHPIVDIETVNLELILADLEVVERQIGRVAKHVKAGERKYKEEMEVLERVKDALQRGIPVRNVDLIPERRQILSSLNLLTAKPIIYVANISEEGIPGEGDMLARQVLDQARSDGLEAVVIPAKLEAEIAELPSDEAKTFREEMGLDKSDLGRLIRICYELLGLITFFTTASNECRAWTVKRGTKAPQAAGKVHTDMEKGFIKAEVVSYEDLVRDGSLHAAREHGHLLLEGREYEVRDGDIIYFKFAV